In Rhizobium sp. ZPR4, a genomic segment contains:
- a CDS encoding histidine phosphatase family protein, with product MIKISPPPSRIYLLRHAAARQAAPGQKDFDRPLSDNGYAAAEIVAEKAVDKGYKPDFVISSTAMRCRQTAAAMRRAVTPSTEFRFVDALYNGTPDIYLSLISAQTDQDSVMLVAHNPIIELTLAALIGHEAFADALPHGFPTAGLAVIDATPSGWILTDFVTE from the coding sequence ATGATCAAAATTTCGCCGCCGCCCTCCAGGATCTATCTTCTACGCCATGCCGCAGCTCGGCAGGCTGCGCCCGGACAGAAGGATTTCGATCGTCCTTTAAGCGATAACGGCTATGCTGCTGCCGAGATCGTCGCGGAAAAAGCGGTCGACAAAGGCTACAAACCGGACTTCGTCATTTCCTCAACAGCAATGCGCTGTCGTCAGACTGCTGCAGCCATGCGCCGCGCCGTCACGCCCTCGACTGAATTCCGTTTTGTCGATGCACTCTATAATGGCACGCCGGATATCTACCTCTCGCTCATCTCCGCGCAGACCGACCAGGACTCGGTCATGCTGGTCGCGCACAATCCGATCATCGAGCTGACGCTCGCCGCGCTGATCGGACATGAAGCCTTCGCCGATGCTCTCCCACATGGCTTTCCGACAGCCGGCCTTGCTGTGATCGATGCGACACCATCGGGCTGGATCCTGACGGATTTTGTCACCGAATAG
- a CDS encoding YcjX family protein: protein MPPSLTSFTDDALIAFDNLADRAAGLVNPTIRLGVTGLSRSGKTVFISSLVHNLLNGGRLPLFEPVQSGRVSAVRLEQQPDDAVPRFQYEDHIRALVKDRIWPDSTRAISELRITLDYQSASGWNRLFSPGRLSIDIVDYPGEWLLDLPLLAKDFRTFSEETLALANTGIRAELSRHWLAMTEGADIAAPADEMRARDLATAFADYLKACKSDERSLSTLPPGRFLLPGDLDGSPALTFAPLKLPAEGSAPKGSLWAMMERRYEAYKAVVVKPFFREHFARLDRQIVLVDALQAINRGPEAVQDLERALTDVLACFRPGTNSLLSSLLGRRIDRVLVAATKADHLHHESHDRLEALTRRLVERAIERIGMAGAGIDVMAIASVRATREATVTRDGQTLPVIVGTPMDKETIAGETFDGNRKTAVFPGDLPENPRWLFEALEPNGAKVHLPEVNVVRFRPPELDETGEGIKLSVPHIRLDRAMQFLFGDRLA from the coding sequence TTGCCCCCAAGCCTGACCTCTTTTACCGACGACGCCCTCATCGCCTTTGACAATCTGGCCGATCGCGCCGCCGGCCTCGTCAATCCGACGATCCGTTTGGGCGTTACGGGCCTCTCCCGTTCGGGCAAGACCGTCTTCATCTCCTCACTGGTGCATAATCTCCTGAATGGCGGGCGTCTCCCGCTGTTCGAGCCCGTACAATCCGGGCGCGTCTCCGCCGTTCGTCTGGAGCAGCAGCCCGACGACGCAGTACCGCGTTTTCAGTATGAAGACCACATTCGCGCACTGGTAAAGGATCGTATCTGGCCGGATTCGACGCGCGCAATCTCCGAGCTGCGCATCACGCTGGATTATCAAAGCGCAAGCGGCTGGAACCGTCTGTTTTCGCCCGGTCGCCTCTCGATCGATATCGTCGATTATCCGGGCGAATGGCTGCTCGACCTTCCGCTTCTGGCCAAGGATTTCCGCACCTTCAGCGAGGAAACCCTGGCGCTGGCAAATACCGGCATTCGCGCCGAGCTTTCACGTCATTGGCTCGCCATGACCGAGGGGGCCGATATAGCAGCACCCGCCGACGAGATGAGGGCGCGCGACCTCGCCACGGCCTTTGCCGACTATCTGAAGGCTTGCAAATCTGACGAGCGCTCGCTCTCGACGCTGCCGCCCGGCCGCTTCCTGTTGCCGGGCGATCTCGACGGCTCGCCTGCCCTCACCTTCGCACCACTGAAGCTTCCCGCTGAAGGCAGCGCGCCGAAAGGTTCGCTCTGGGCAATGATGGAGCGGCGCTACGAAGCCTATAAGGCCGTCGTCGTCAAACCCTTCTTCCGCGAGCATTTCGCCCGCCTCGACCGGCAGATCGTTCTCGTCGATGCCCTGCAGGCCATCAATCGCGGCCCGGAAGCGGTGCAGGATCTGGAAAGGGCGCTGACGGACGTGCTGGCCTGCTTCCGCCCCGGCACGAATTCGCTCCTGTCCTCGCTGCTCGGCCGCCGCATCGATCGCGTGCTGGTCGCCGCAACCAAAGCCGACCATCTTCACCATGAAAGCCACGATCGGCTGGAAGCATTGACGCGCCGCCTCGTCGAGCGGGCTATAGAGCGTATCGGCATGGCCGGCGCCGGCATCGATGTGATGGCTATTGCTTCGGTGCGCGCCACCCGGGAGGCGACCGTGACCCGCGACGGCCAGACGCTTCCGGTCATCGTCGGCACGCCAATGGACAAGGAAACCATCGCCGGCGAGACTTTCGACGGCAATCGCAAGACAGCGGTCTTCCCCGGCGATCTCCCGGAAAATCCCCGCTGGCTGTTCGAAGCCCTTGAACCGAATGGAGCAAAGGTCCATCTGCCCGAGGTGAACGTCGTGCGGTTCCGCCCGCCGGAGCTCGATGAAACCGGCGAAGGCATCAAGCTTTCGGTGCCGCATATCCGCCTCGACCGCGCCATGCAGTTCCTGTTCGGAGACCGCCTCGCATGA
- a CDS encoding TIGR01620 family protein: MTKSTENEPNGNRRPAVFTLEPEVSGKGSNNKAALPMIRKPQSFDTDVVLTPDAEDPFINPALGADSDANAIAKPRRKGFSFGKVALSALGILVSLAFGLWTDQLIRDLFSRADWLGYTALTVVAVGILAVLAIVIRETAGMMRLAAVQTIKAEAEAAVVETRPARAKTLVKRLCTILEANPDTARGRATLKAAEDDIIDAPQLIDLAERELLGPLDRRARALILGASKRVSVVTAVSPRALVDILYVLYEAAKLVRAMAELYGGRPGTLGMMKLMRDVIAHLAVTGSIAVGDSIVQQLIGHGLASKLSARLGEGVVNGMMTARIGIAAMDLCRPLPFKALKRPGIADFAGDLTPNVTGRNPA; the protein is encoded by the coding sequence ATGACGAAATCAACCGAAAACGAGCCGAACGGCAACCGCCGCCCTGCCGTCTTCACGCTGGAACCGGAGGTGTCCGGCAAGGGATCGAACAACAAGGCCGCTCTGCCGATGATACGCAAGCCGCAAAGCTTCGATACCGACGTCGTGCTCACCCCCGATGCGGAAGACCCATTCATCAATCCGGCCCTCGGCGCTGATTCGGATGCAAATGCCATCGCCAAGCCCCGTCGCAAGGGATTCTCCTTCGGCAAGGTGGCGCTCAGTGCGCTTGGCATTCTTGTGTCGCTCGCTTTCGGTCTCTGGACAGATCAGCTCATCCGCGACCTGTTCAGCCGGGCCGACTGGCTTGGCTATACCGCCCTTACGGTCGTCGCCGTCGGCATCCTGGCCGTGCTTGCCATCGTCATCCGAGAGACGGCCGGCATGATGCGGCTCGCCGCGGTGCAGACCATCAAGGCAGAGGCGGAAGCCGCCGTCGTCGAGACCCGGCCGGCCCGCGCCAAAACCCTGGTCAAGCGCCTATGCACGATTCTGGAGGCAAATCCGGACACTGCAAGAGGCCGGGCGACCCTGAAGGCGGCCGAAGACGACATTATCGATGCGCCGCAGCTGATCGATCTTGCAGAGCGTGAGCTCCTCGGCCCCCTTGACCGCCGTGCCCGGGCGCTGATCCTTGGCGCTTCGAAACGCGTGTCCGTCGTGACCGCCGTCAGCCCCCGCGCGCTCGTCGATATTCTCTATGTCCTCTATGAAGCGGCAAAACTGGTCCGCGCCATGGCCGAACTCTATGGCGGCAGACCCGGCACGCTCGGCATGATGAAGCTGATGCGCGATGTGATCGCCCATCTCGCCGTCACCGGCTCCATCGCCGTCGGCGACAGCATCGTCCAGCAACTGATCGGCCACGGCCTGGCGTCGAAACTATCGGCGCGTCTTGGCGAAGGCGTCGTCAACGGCATGATGACCGCGAGGATCGGAATAGCCGCCATGGATCTCTGCCGGCCGCTTCCCTTCAAGGCACTCAAGCGACCGGGCATTGCCGATTTCGCCGGCGACCTCACGCCGAACGTCACCGGCCGCAATCCGGCGTGA
- the folK gene encoding 2-amino-4-hydroxy-6-hydroxymethyldihydropteridine diphosphokinase, translating into MALALRTLDARADCHVVSVSRLYRTPPWGKTDQSFFYNSCAAVDTTLAPEALLDVCLDIERQMKRVRIERWGPRTIDIDVLTYGDIEQAEPLLTIPHPRMVERGFVLMPLADFAADLIVNGRTISEWLRDVDVEGIEIADESCDWWRTA; encoded by the coding sequence ATGGCGCTGGCCTTGCGTACGCTGGACGCGCGCGCCGATTGTCATGTGGTTTCGGTGTCGCGGCTTTATCGCACGCCGCCCTGGGGCAAGACGGACCAGTCCTTCTTCTATAATTCCTGTGCTGCAGTCGATACGACCCTCGCGCCGGAAGCGCTGCTCGATGTGTGTCTCGATATAGAGCGGCAGATGAAGCGGGTGCGGATTGAGCGCTGGGGGCCGCGGACGATCGATATAGACGTGCTGACCTATGGAGATATTGAGCAGGCCGAGCCGCTGCTCACCATTCCGCATCCGCGAATGGTCGAGCGTGGTTTCGTGCTGATGCCGCTTGCCGACTTTGCTGCCGACCTCATCGTGAACGGTCGCACGATCAGTGAGTGGTTGCGCGATGTCGATGTGGAAGGCATCGAGATCGCGGATGAAAGCTGCGACTGGTGGCGGACGGCCTGA
- the folB gene encoding dihydroneopterin aldolase has protein sequence MSAVTYTITLQNCAFFARHGVHDEEEFLGQRFFVDAELDVEAGDALERDSIDDTVNYGIAFSVIEEIVTGRRRYLIEALALDVAKELCRRFPSIRRAKITVRKPNAPVPGVLDYVQVSIEHFA, from the coding sequence ATGAGCGCTGTGACATACACCATTACTCTGCAGAATTGCGCCTTCTTTGCCCGGCATGGCGTGCATGATGAGGAGGAGTTCCTCGGCCAGCGCTTCTTCGTCGATGCTGAACTCGATGTCGAGGCTGGCGATGCACTGGAGCGCGATTCGATCGATGACACCGTCAATTACGGCATCGCATTCAGCGTCATCGAGGAAATCGTGACGGGGCGCCGACGCTATCTGATCGAGGCGCTGGCGCTCGATGTGGCGAAGGAGCTATGCCGTCGTTTTCCGAGTATCCGCCGCGCCAAAATCACGGTACGCAAGCCCAATGCCCCGGTTCCGGGCGTTCTCGATTATGTGCAGGTGAGTATTGAGCATTTTGCCTGA
- the folP gene encoding dihydropteroate synthase: protein MAIVNVTPDSFSDGGHYEAVDAAVAHALACVEDGAAIIDIGGESTKPDAAAVNASEEQGRVLPVIEALRSKTDALISIDTYRADTARLAIGAGAHIVNDVFGLQREPDIATVAAQTGAGLCIMHTGRDRQKLPDVIDDQLFFLNRSLEIAAAAGVDRHTIVLDPGFGFAKENAEENLELMARFNALLRFELPLLVGTSRKRFVGTITGREAADRDVGTAATSAILRLQGAAIFRVHNVAINRDALAVADAILRTRARLKT from the coding sequence ATGGCTATCGTCAATGTGACGCCGGATTCCTTTTCCGATGGCGGTCACTATGAGGCCGTCGACGCAGCTGTCGCCCATGCGCTGGCTTGTGTCGAGGATGGGGCTGCCATCATCGATATCGGCGGCGAATCGACCAAGCCAGATGCCGCCGCTGTCAATGCCAGCGAGGAGCAGGGGCGGGTGCTGCCCGTGATCGAGGCCTTGCGCAGCAAGACCGACGCGCTGATCTCGATCGATACCTATCGCGCCGATACGGCGCGGCTGGCGATCGGAGCCGGCGCACATATCGTCAATGACGTTTTCGGCCTGCAGCGCGAGCCTGATATTGCCACCGTGGCGGCGCAAACGGGCGCCGGTCTCTGCATCATGCATACGGGGCGCGACCGGCAGAAGCTGCCTGATGTGATCGATGACCAGCTTTTCTTTCTCAATCGCTCGCTGGAGATCGCTGCCGCCGCCGGCGTCGACAGGCACACGATCGTGCTCGATCCAGGTTTTGGTTTTGCCAAGGAGAATGCCGAGGAAAATCTGGAGCTGATGGCGCGTTTCAATGCTCTGTTGCGCTTCGAGCTGCCTCTATTGGTCGGCACCTCGCGCAAGCGGTTCGTCGGCACTATAACGGGTCGCGAGGCAGCTGATCGGGATGTCGGCACCGCCGCAACCAGCGCGATCCTACGGTTGCAGGGTGCTGCGATATTCCGCGTACACAATGTCGCAATCAACAGGGACGCGCTGGCGGTTGCGGATGCTATTCTCAGGACGCGCGCGAGGCTTAAAACATAA
- a CDS encoding DUF922 domain-containing protein, whose product MVATRMPLASHKFSLSCALLLAFCIPGVAGAEVIARKSISYFDIKGSTADALDAALNQRGPLAIGSSSHHPGATKIRFGGNATYSEANGRCYISGVKVTVDTEIILPRWRDRRHASKQLSMIWDTLAADIRRHEDRHVEIARQHARQMERQILSLPSASNCDALQEKANEVTSRETERHDADQARFDRVEAINFTSRMQRLLYYRSRQGAQQ is encoded by the coding sequence ATGGTAGCGACACGAATGCCGCTTGCATCCCATAAGTTCAGTCTTTCGTGTGCATTGCTGCTCGCGTTCTGCATACCCGGTGTGGCCGGTGCGGAAGTCATCGCCCGCAAATCCATTTCCTATTTCGACATCAAGGGCAGCACCGCCGACGCGCTGGATGCCGCCCTGAACCAGCGCGGACCGCTGGCGATAGGCTCCAGCAGCCATCATCCCGGTGCGACGAAGATCCGCTTCGGCGGCAATGCAACCTATAGCGAAGCAAATGGCCGCTGCTACATCTCCGGCGTCAAGGTTACGGTCGACACGGAAATCATTCTGCCGCGCTGGCGCGACCGGCGGCATGCCAGCAAGCAGCTTTCCATGATTTGGGATACCTTGGCCGCCGATATCCGGCGCCACGAGGACCGGCATGTCGAAATCGCCCGCCAGCATGCGCGGCAGATGGAAAGGCAGATCCTGTCTCTCCCATCCGCCAGCAATTGCGATGCGCTTCAGGAAAAGGCAAACGAGGTGACGTCGCGGGAAACCGAACGACACGATGCCGATCAGGCGCGCTTCGACCGCGTCGAAGCGATTAATTTCACGAGCCGGATGCAGAGGCTGCTCTACTACCGCAGCCGCCAGGGTGCCCAGCAATAG
- a CDS encoding 2Fe-2S iron-sulfur cluster-binding protein, with protein MTKLTIVAFDGTRFDLNVDEGSTVMENAVRNSVPGIEAECGGACACATCHVYVDEDWTDRVGGPEAMEEDMLDFAFDVRPNSRLSCQIKMKSALDGLVVHVPERQA; from the coding sequence ATGACCAAATTGACCATCGTCGCATTCGACGGCACACGCTTTGACCTCAATGTCGACGAGGGCTCCACCGTAATGGAAAATGCCGTGCGCAACTCCGTTCCGGGCATCGAAGCGGAATGCGGCGGCGCGTGCGCCTGTGCCACCTGTCATGTCTATGTCGACGAGGATTGGACCGATAGGGTCGGCGGCCCGGAAGCCATGGAAGAAGACATGCTCGACTTCGCCTTCGACGTTCGTCCGAACTCGCGGCTCTCCTGTCAGATCAAGATGAAGAGCGCACTGGACGGTCTTGTCGTTCATGTGCCGGAACGCCAGGCCTGA
- a CDS encoding Hpt domain-containing protein encodes MAALNIAFESPDNSRGAAPSRERAIDLVHLGKQTMGDKALEVEVLQMFARQARSCLQEIGSGDPKRMEAASHKLKGAASAVGAFRVADAAGALESNIGDAAQMAAVTTSVIEAENFILKLSR; translated from the coding sequence ATGGCAGCTTTGAACATCGCATTTGAATCTCCGGACAATTCGCGGGGCGCTGCTCCGTCGCGGGAGCGGGCGATCGATCTCGTCCATCTCGGCAAGCAGACGATGGGCGACAAGGCGCTTGAGGTCGAGGTGTTGCAGATGTTCGCAAGGCAGGCTCGTTCCTGCCTGCAGGAGATCGGCAGCGGCGATCCGAAGCGCATGGAGGCCGCATCGCACAAGCTGAAGGGTGCTGCCAGCGCCGTTGGCGCTTTCCGCGTCGCGGACGCGGCCGGAGCGCTCGAAAGCAATATCGGCGACGCCGCCCAGATGGCAGCGGTCACAACCAGCGTCATCGAGGCCGAAAACTTCATTTTGAAGCTTTCGCGCTGA
- a CDS encoding RcnB family protein, which produces MRKIFTALLVASIIGMPLAAAAQVKPAPASKQAVAQKEVVKKKVVIRKGGWVKGRRLSASDRRRATEIDYRVYQLSAPPRGYHWVHLKNNFLLVGITSGLISKVHEAR; this is translated from the coding sequence ATGAGAAAAATCTTCACTGCCCTTCTTGTGGCGTCCATCATCGGGATGCCGCTGGCTGCGGCTGCGCAAGTCAAGCCTGCACCCGCCAGCAAGCAGGCCGTCGCCCAGAAGGAAGTGGTGAAGAAGAAGGTCGTCATCCGCAAGGGCGGTTGGGTCAAGGGTCGCCGCCTGTCGGCCTCCGACCGCCGCCGCGCAACGGAAATCGACTATCGCGTCTACCAGCTATCCGCGCCTCCTCGCGGCTATCACTGGGTTCACCTCAAGAACAACTTCCTCCTTGTGGGTATTACCAGCGGTTTGATTTCGAAGGTACATGAAGCGCGATAA
- a CDS encoding glycoside hydrolase family 43 protein — protein MIRNPILPGFNPDPSICRVGEDYYIATSTFEWYPGVQIHHSRDLVNWTLVRRPLERASQLDMRGEPDSCGIWAPCLSYADGLFWLVYTDVKRYDGNFKDAHNYIVTSPTIEGEWSEPAYVNSSGFDPSLFHDDDGRKWFVNMQWNHRTESYGGSPKTPAFDGILLQEWDPVEKSLKGPIRNIFAGTELGLVEGPHLFKRNGWYYLTTAEGGTGYDHAVTMARSRDIAGPYELHPNKHLITSKDHPEAALQRAGHGQYVETHDGQFHHTHLCGRPLSPHRRCTLGRETALQKCVWKEDGWLYLENGTGVPDVDVSGLNGAQRIEKPRRSGYNFDERKLPADFQWLRTPQPERIFSLTDRPGHLRLFARESIGSWFEQSLVARRQEHHSFRAETVVDFQPDTYQQVAGLTHYYNRFKLHAIAVTLHEKLGRCVTIMTCPGDYPNGRLSFPIEGGIAVPDGRIQLAMEVRDNDLQFFWQAEGMGAWQAIGPVLDAGVISDEGGRGEHGSFTGAFVGMFAFDTSGRAKTADFDWFNYDEL, from the coding sequence ATGATCCGCAATCCGATCTTGCCGGGCTTCAACCCCGACCCATCCATCTGCCGCGTCGGCGAGGACTATTATATCGCCACCTCGACATTCGAATGGTATCCGGGCGTGCAGATCCATCATTCGCGCGACCTCGTAAACTGGACCCTGGTGAGGCGGCCGCTGGAGCGTGCATCGCAGCTCGACATGCGCGGCGAACCCGACAGCTGCGGCATATGGGCACCTTGCCTCTCTTATGCGGATGGCCTGTTCTGGCTCGTCTATACCGACGTCAAGCGCTATGACGGCAACTTCAAGGATGCCCATAATTACATCGTGACGTCGCCGACCATCGAAGGCGAATGGTCCGAGCCGGCCTATGTAAATTCCTCCGGTTTCGATCCTTCGCTGTTCCACGACGACGACGGCCGCAAGTGGTTCGTCAACATGCAATGGAACCACCGCACCGAGAGCTATGGCGGCTCGCCGAAGACGCCGGCCTTCGATGGCATCCTGCTGCAGGAATGGGATCCGGTGGAAAAATCCCTGAAGGGCCCGATCAGGAACATCTTCGCTGGCACGGAGCTTGGGTTGGTCGAAGGGCCGCATCTCTTCAAGCGCAACGGCTGGTACTATCTGACTACGGCGGAAGGCGGCACCGGCTATGATCATGCCGTGACCATGGCGCGTTCCCGCGATATCGCCGGTCCTTATGAATTGCATCCGAACAAGCACCTGATCACCTCGAAGGATCATCCGGAAGCGGCATTGCAGCGTGCCGGCCACGGCCAGTATGTCGAGACACATGACGGGCAGTTCCATCATACGCATCTTTGCGGGCGGCCTCTGTCGCCGCATCGTCGCTGCACGCTCGGTCGAGAGACGGCTTTGCAGAAATGCGTCTGGAAAGAGGATGGGTGGCTCTATCTAGAAAATGGCACCGGTGTTCCCGATGTCGATGTCTCTGGCCTGAACGGTGCCCAGCGCATCGAAAAGCCCCGGCGCAGCGGTTACAATTTCGATGAGCGCAAATTGCCGGCGGATTTCCAGTGGTTGCGCACGCCGCAACCGGAGCGCATCTTCAGCCTGACGGATCGCCCCGGCCATTTGCGGCTTTTCGCCCGCGAGAGCATCGGTTCCTGGTTCGAGCAATCGCTCGTCGCCCGCCGTCAGGAGCATCACAGTTTTCGCGCCGAAACGGTCGTCGATTTCCAGCCTGACACTTATCAGCAGGTGGCGGGCCTGACGCATTACTACAATCGCTTCAAACTGCATGCCATCGCAGTGACCTTACATGAGAAGCTCGGCCGCTGCGTCACCATCATGACCTGCCCGGGCGACTATCCGAACGGCCGTCTGAGTTTTCCGATCGAGGGTGGCATCGCTGTACCGGATGGGCGGATCCAGCTTGCCATGGAAGTGCGGGACAACGACCTGCAGTTCTTCTGGCAGGCCGAAGGCATGGGCGCATGGCAGGCCATCGGGCCTGTGCTCGATGCTGGCGTCATCTCGGACGAAGGCGGACGTGGCGAGCATGGCTCCTTCACCGGCGCTTTCGTCGGCATGTTTGCCTTTGATACCTCGGGGCGTGCGAAGACGGCGGATTTCGACTGGTTTAACTACGATGAGCTATAA
- the mgrA gene encoding L-glyceraldehyde 3-phosphate reductase has translation MAWQPASDRYSKMKYNRTGRSGLKLPAVSLGLWHNFGGDTPHDRKVDMCRTAFDLGITHFDLANNYGPPPGSAETAFGEILRTDFAGLRDELIISSKAGYDMWPGPYGEWGSRKYLIASCDQSLKRMGLDYVDIFYSHRFDPDTPLEETCGALDHIVRSGRALYVGISSYNSQRTREAAAILKDLGTPCLIHQPSYSMLNRWVEDDGLVDTLEELGIGSIVFSPLAQGMLSTKYLGGIPDDSRAAQNHFLKRDFIRPSIIDNIRKLNEIAEKRGQTLAQMAIAWVLRGGRITSALIGASRSSQIVDCVKALDNLDFTAEELKQIDVYAKEADINLWAKSAERD, from the coding sequence ATGGCCTGGCAACCGGCATCCGATCGTTATTCAAAAATGAAATACAACAGGACCGGCCGTTCCGGTCTGAAGCTGCCGGCGGTCTCGCTGGGGCTCTGGCACAATTTCGGCGGCGACACGCCGCATGACCGCAAGGTCGACATGTGCCGTACGGCCTTCGATCTCGGCATCACCCATTTCGACCTTGCCAACAATTACGGACCGCCTCCCGGCAGCGCCGAGACCGCGTTCGGCGAGATTCTTCGCACCGATTTCGCCGGTCTGCGCGACGAGCTGATCATCTCCTCCAAGGCCGGCTACGACATGTGGCCGGGTCCCTATGGCGAGTGGGGCAGCCGCAAGTATCTGATCGCCTCCTGCGACCAGAGCCTGAAGCGCATGGGCCTTGACTATGTCGATATCTTCTATTCCCATCGCTTCGATCCAGATACGCCGCTCGAAGAAACCTGCGGCGCGCTCGACCATATCGTCCGTTCGGGCAGGGCGCTCTATGTCGGCATTTCTTCGTACAATTCGCAGCGTACGCGCGAGGCTGCCGCCATCCTCAAGGACCTCGGCACGCCATGCCTGATCCATCAGCCGAGCTATTCCATGCTCAACCGCTGGGTCGAGGATGACGGTCTGGTGGATACGCTCGAAGAACTCGGCATCGGCTCCATCGTCTTCTCGCCGCTGGCTCAGGGCATGCTCTCGACCAAGTATCTTGGCGGCATTCCGGATGACAGCCGTGCTGCACAGAACCACTTCCTGAAGCGCGACTTCATCCGCCCGTCGATCATCGACAATATCCGCAAGCTCAACGAGATTGCCGAGAAGCGCGGCCAGACGCTGGCGCAGATGGCGATCGCCTGGGTTCTGCGCGGCGGCCGTATCACCTCGGCTCTGATCGGCGCCAGCCGCTCGTCGCAGATCGTCGATTGCGTCAAGGCACTCGATAATCTCGACTTCACGGCCGAAGAGCTGAAGCAGATCGACGTCTATGCCAAGGAGGCCGACATCAATCTCTGGGCCAAGTCCGCCGAACGCGACTGA
- a CDS encoding Gfo/Idh/MocA family oxidoreductase, with product MAKELGVGIIGCGNISTTYFSLAPLFKGLKVLACADINMEAARARAEEYKVKAQTIDELLANDELDVIVNLTIPDAHFPVSKRILEAGKHVYSEKPLVLTLEQGEELRRIAKEKGLAVGCAPDTFLGGAHQLARKFIDDGGIGRITSGSCHVMSPGMEMWHPNPDFFFLPGGGPILDLGPYYVANLINLIGPVKRVGAMTSMASPTRTITSQPRNGEIIPVKTPTTIQALLEFVSGARITLTTSWDVWSHRHANMELYGTEGSLYVPDPNFFGGTVEASGRDKDIKPLENWAHPFGIVNQESPNGSRANYRTAGLADLAASLIDGRDARCSLDRTLHGVDVMTSILKSGEEGRFIDLSTTCTQPAALGIEEAQALLK from the coding sequence ATGGCTAAGGAACTTGGCGTCGGCATCATCGGATGCGGCAACATCTCGACCACCTACTTCTCGCTTGCACCGCTCTTCAAGGGCCTGAAGGTGCTGGCCTGCGCTGATATCAACATGGAAGCGGCGCGTGCGCGCGCCGAGGAATACAAGGTCAAGGCCCAGACCATCGACGAACTGCTCGCCAATGACGAGCTCGACGTTATCGTCAACCTGACCATTCCGGATGCGCATTTCCCGGTTTCCAAGCGCATCCTCGAAGCGGGCAAGCATGTCTACTCCGAAAAGCCGCTGGTGCTGACGCTGGAGCAGGGCGAAGAGCTGCGTCGCATCGCCAAGGAAAAGGGGCTCGCCGTCGGCTGCGCTCCCGATACCTTCCTCGGCGGCGCGCATCAGCTCGCGCGCAAGTTCATCGATGACGGCGGCATCGGCCGTATCACCTCCGGCTCGTGCCATGTGATGAGCCCCGGCATGGAAATGTGGCATCCGAACCCGGATTTCTTCTTCCTGCCTGGCGGCGGCCCGATCCTCGATCTCGGCCCCTATTATGTCGCCAACCTCATCAACCTGATCGGTCCGGTGAAGCGCGTGGGGGCGATGACCTCCATGGCATCGCCGACCCGCACGATCACCAGCCAGCCGCGCAATGGCGAGATCATCCCGGTGAAGACGCCGACGACGATCCAGGCGCTGCTCGAATTCGTCAGCGGTGCCCGGATCACGCTGACGACGAGCTGGGATGTCTGGTCGCACCGCCATGCCAATATGGAGCTCTACGGCACCGAGGGCTCGCTCTATGTGCCCGACCCGAACTTCTTCGGCGGCACCGTCGAGGCAAGCGGCCGCGACAAGGACATCAAGCCACTGGAAAACTGGGCGCATCCTTTCGGCATCGTCAATCAGGAAAGCCCGAACGGTTCGCGTGCCAACTATCGCACGGCCGGTCTCGCCGATCTTGCTGCATCGCTGATCGACGGCCGGGATGCGCGTTGCTCGCTCGACCGCACTTTGCACGGCGTCGACGTCATGACCTCGATCCTGAAGTCCGGCGAGGAAGGTCGTTTCATCGATCTCAGCACGACCTGCACGCAACCGGCAGCTCTCGGCATCGAAGAGGCGCAGGCGCTCTTGAAGTAA